The sequence GGACAGTGGGTGTTTAAGGTAAATGATTCGGGTAGTAAAGCTATCCGTGTGCCTATATCTATTGGAAGACAAAACCCTCGTCAGTACGAAATACTTGAAGGCTTACAGTCTGGCGATAAAATAATAGTTTCAGGTTATGATAATTTTGGAGAAGTTCAAGAGATAATACTAAAATAATAAACAATAAATAAAATGATAAAACATTATTTGAAAATAGCTTTCCGCAACTTGTGGAAATATAAAACGCAAAACTTGATAGGAGTTATCGGTCTTTCCATTGGTATCTGTTTCTTTACATTGGGTTATCACTGGATGAAATATGAAACATCGTACGATAAATTTCATCCCAATTCCGATAGGATATATAGAGTCTATGCGATAGATAAGAATACTCAGAAGCCATTGGAGCATTTGCCTATGGCATTGGCTGATAAACTGACTCAAGAATTTCCGGAGGTAGAAAATGTATCCATGTACTTTAATCAATATCCTTATCGTGTCTATTGGGGAGAAGCAGATCTTGGAACTCCGGAGTTCCGTTTTGTAGATGAACATTTTTTTGAATTTTTCCCTCCGACTATTATTGCCGGAGAAACAAACGTTTTGTTGCAGTCGGATGAAGATTTAATTGTAACAGAAGACTATGCCCGTAAATATTGGGGCTCTCCGGAAGAGGCAGTCGGACAAGTATTGGAAGTTAATGCTCCTAAATCTACTCTAACTATTACGGCAGTAATGGCTAATTTACCTCAAAACTCCAATTTTCAAGGGGAAGGCTTCAGGCAAGATCCTTTTGAAAGAAAGAATAAACATAAAGCAAGAGCAGATAGGATTTGGCTTTTGAAGGATGTAAATATTTATATTTTACTAAATAAAGGTATAGACGTTGAGGCTTTTCAAAATAAACTCCGGAGTTATTTGATAGATAACGGATATAATGAAGATTGGGAGCTTTATATTACTAATATCGCCGATATGCGGCATACTCTTGGATCAGACTTGTCGTTTAATATCAACTATATCCGAACATTTGTGGGCGCCGGACTTCTTTTGATGTTTTGTGCTTTGTTTAACTTCTTGAATCTTTATGTAAATCGTATGTTGCAAAGAAAAAGAGAAATGAAATTAAGGAAGACTGTGGGCGCTAAAAATTTCTCAATTATCAAACTGTTTCAAACGGAGTTGTTGATTCAGTTGTTGTTCGTTTTCCTATTGGGAGGTATTTTGTTGATATATATTGTTCCTCTTTTCGAACAACGTTTCGAAACTGTAATTTTTAGACCTAAACTACAAACACAATACTGGATTATAATAGCCCTTACGTTTGCTATCCTATTTGCATTCTGCTTGTTTTCGGAATGGAAATTTGCTCGGTTTTCTACTCTGACATATGTTTCTAAGACAAATAACTATAAGTTCTTAAGAAATATCAGTATTTGTGTTCAGTTGGCTGTTTGCGTATTCTTTATTGTATCGGCAGTTGTTTTCTATAAACAAGTAAATATGATGAATCATTTCGATTGGGGATTTAATAAAGAGGGTTTAATAAAAATATCTACAACTTATGGAATGAAAAATAATGAGATTGTAAATCAAGAAATAGCAAACCTTCCATTGGTCAAGAGCTTTGTTAATACCGGAGACTTTGAATTGCGAAAAGAACCTTATTTTATGGACGATTATACTACGGTAGATGGGGTAGAGATTAAGGAGCCAATTCTTACTTTCAACTTTGGAGATGATATATTAGACGTATTTGGAATACCTCTTTTACAAGGAAGGAGTTTCGAAGAACAAGATGATTTGCAAATCGGATATGCAGATGGAGTAATGGTCTCGATATCTAATAAAAAAGTTTTGATAACCGAAAGTCTTTATAAACTAATCGGGAAAGAAGATATAATCG is a genomic window of Dysgonomonadaceae bacterium PH5-43 containing:
- a CDS encoding putative ABC transport system permease protein (product_source=KO:K02004; cog=COG0577; ko=KO:K02004; pfam=PF02687,PF12704; superfamily=48350,90123; transmembrane_helix_parts=Inside_1_20,TMhelix_21_40,Outside_41_278,TMhelix_279_301,Inside_302_330,TMhelix_331_353,Outside_354_367,TMhelix_368_390,Inside_391_409,TMhelix_410_432,Outside_433_680,TMhelix_681_703,Inside_704_738,TMhelix_739_756,Outside_757_770,TMhelix_771_793,Inside_794_807); the encoded protein is MIKHYLKIAFRNLWKYKTQNLIGVIGLSIGICFFTLGYHWMKYETSYDKFHPNSDRIYRVYAIDKNTQKPLEHLPMALADKLTQEFPEVENVSMYFNQYPYRVYWGEADLGTPEFRFVDEHFFEFFPPTIIAGETNVLLQSDEDLIVTEDYARKYWGSPEEAVGQVLEVNAPKSTLTITAVMANLPQNSNFQGEGFRQDPFERKNKHKARADRIWLLKDVNIYILLNKGIDVEAFQNKLRSYLIDNGYNEDWELYITNIADMRHTLGSDLSFNINYIRTFVGAGLLLMFCALFNFLNLYVNRMLQRKREMKLRKTVGAKNFSIIKLFQTELLIQLLFVFLLGGILLIYIVPLFEQRFETVIFRPKLQTQYWIIIALTFAILFAFCLFSEWKFARFSTLTYVSKTNNYKFLRNISICVQLAVCVFFIVSAVVFYKQVNMMNHFDWGFNKEGLIKISTTYGMKNNEIVNQEIANLPLVKSFVNTGDFELRKEPYFMDDYTTVDGVEIKEPILTFNFGDDILDVFGIPLLQGRSFEEQDDLQIGYADGVMVSISNKKVLITESLYKLIGKEDIIGQVIFVPEYSWSNDRSAAIGKREVVGVVKDFQVTGLQNQTYPIIITRLPSNGKWRYSNNYIRVEEGREQEAIAAIKDIFDKYSSGDPSEIPEIIPVNDILNNINKSENASLQLFLLLALLCVVIAVFGIYSISYSNVERRKREVAIRKVSGATVSQIVRMFLAEYSKLLIVANLIALPLAYYYMQDWLSSYTYKISIDLWLFFAVFVFTLFIVILTVLVQIIRAANANLLDVIKSQ